One Phaseolus vulgaris cultivar G19833 chromosome 4, P. vulgaris v2.0, whole genome shotgun sequence DNA window includes the following coding sequences:
- the LOC137838341 gene encoding uncharacterized protein: protein MSTLSGIALEWFVSLPDGHITSFQQFSKLFMEQYIVNRAPPVVSYDLFDVRQNQGESLRDYLSHFGAQVVRLPSKDEDMLVHAFKKRVLSGPFSESLIRNHPSTFAEIRRRAMAHIVAETEVSEKRGSAVPAKSRGGLGRSHQPMRVHEAKEGKKAQGKHRPYEPRKDQGRGRARESNVPPRFDFVVELAELIAIPAIAAWLRAPEKPDDPAG from the coding sequence atgagcaccttgagcGGAATTGctttggagtggttcgtgagcctaccaGATGGCCACATCACCTCGTTTCAACAGTTCTCTAAGTTGTTCAtggagcagtatattgtgaacaggGCACCCCCAGTTGTGTCGTATGACTTGTTCGACGTGCGACAAAACCAAGGTGAGTCCCTAAGGGACTACCTTAGTCATTTTGGAGCTCAGGTGGTGAggctgcccagcaaagatgaagatatgctggtgcatgcgtttAAGAAAAGGGTTCTGTCGGGCCCTTTCAGTGAATCGTTGATCAGAAATCACCCCAGCACCTTTGCGGAGATTAGGCGTCGTGCTATGGCGCACATAGTAGCAGAGAcggaggtttctgagaaaaggGGAAGCGCGGTCCCGGCCAAGTCACGCGGAGGACTGGGCAGGTCTCATCAGCcgatgagggtgcatgaggccaaagaagGAAAGAAGGCTCAGGGGAAGCATCGCCCTTACGAGCCTAGGAAGGACCAGGGCAGGGGGCGCGCGAGGGAGAGTAACGTGCCCCCCAGGTTTGACTTCGTGGTGGAATTGGCGGAGCTGATCGCCATTCCAGCCATAGCGGCATGGTTGCGAGCACCAGAGaagcctgatgatcctgccggttga